From the genome of Bombyx mori chromosome 16, ASM3026992v2, one region includes:
- the LOC101741338 gene encoding clavesin-1, which yields MALDIWQYEEGTWPGLIFIFDLQGIAMGLLSKLDIRNIQQFVAYFSDSLLAKFNGLHFINTPSFMGRLNALTKAFDKNEFMQKVIVHQNGSNTLEQIIDIDILPKEAGGKFKSLVECQQETLEKIRTNEDYFEEENKKRIVEALRPGKPKTIADFFDSVEGSFKKLEID from the exons ATGGCACTGGACATATGGCAGTACGAAGAAGGAACGTGGCCAGGACTGATCTTTATCTTCGATTTGCAAGGAATAGCAATGGGCTTACTGTCCAAATTGGATATACGGAATATACAACAGTTCGTAGCTTATTTCTCT GATTCGTTATTGGCCAAATTCAATGGTCTGCACTTCATAAATACGCCCTCGTTCATGGGACGCTTGAACGCACTCACAAAAGCTTTCGACAAAAATGAGTTTATGCAGAAAGTTATCGTCCATCAAAACGGTAGCAACACATTAGAGCAGATTATTGATATTGACATCTTGCCTAAGGAAGCTGGCGGCAAGTTTAAGAGCTTGGTAGAGTGTCAAC aggaaacattagaaaaaatacGAACTAACGAAGATTATTTCGAAGAGGAGAACAAGAAGAGGATCGTTGAAGCACTAAGACCTGGAAAACCGAAAACCATAGCCGATTTCTTTGATAGCGTTGAGGGATCCTTCAAGAAACTGGAAATCGATTAG